A genomic segment from Methanomicrobium sp. W14 encodes:
- the mcrG gene encoding coenzyme-B sulfoethylthiotransferase subunit gamma — protein MAYKPQYGPGTSIVAENRRKQMDPAHQLEKVRDVTDEDVVLILGHRAPGSAYPTAHPPLAEQQEPDCPIRKIVKPTEGAKAGDRVRYIQFADSMFNAPSQPYQRTYAEMYRFRGIDPGTLSGRQIVECRERDLEQYAKLLIETEMFDPALVSCRGATVHGHSLRLAEDGMMFDMLQRCILGKDGVVRYVKDQIGEPLDREVEVGKPMDEEWVKAHSTIFHSLVGVPYRDDAEYVEYIQRIHSLRTKYGFMPKEE, from the coding sequence ATGGCATACAAACCACAGTATGGGCCAGGAACATCTATTGTCGCCGAAAACAGGCGTAAACAGATGGACCCGGCGCATCAGCTTGAAAAAGTTCGTGATGTAACAGACGAAGATGTTGTGCTTATACTCGGCCACCGTGCACCGGGTTCAGCATACCCGACAGCACACCCGCCCCTTGCAGAACAGCAGGAGCCCGACTGTCCAATCAGAAAAATTGTAAAGCCAACAGAAGGAGCAAAGGCAGGAGACCGTGTCCGCTACATTCAGTTCGCAGATTCGATGTTCAACGCACCATCCCAGCCATACCAGCGTACATACGCTGAGATGTACCGCTTCCGCGGTATTGACCCCGGTACACTTTCCGGACGTCAGATTGTAGAGTGCCGTGAGCGTGACCTTGAGCAGTACGCAAAGCTTCTCATTGAAACCGAGATGTTTGACCCTGCTCTCGTATCCTGCCGTGGTGCAACAGTGCACGGGCACTCACTCCGTCTTGCAGAAGACGGTATGATGTTTGATATGCTCCAGCGCTGTATTCTCGGAAAAGACGGTGTTGTAAGGTACGTCAAGGACCAGATCGGAGAGCCGCTCGACCGTGAGGTTGAAGTAGGAAAACCGATGGACGAGGAATGGGTAAAGGCACACTCGACAATCTTCCACTCACTTGTAGGTGTACCCTACCGTGATGACGCAGAGTACGTCGAATACATCCAGCGCATTCATTCGCTCAGGACAAAATACGGCTTTATGCCAAAGGAGGAGTGA
- the mcrC gene encoding methyl-coenzyme M reductase I operon protein C, with amino-acid sequence MPLGRVTQVVDCRESMGMGKGGGLAQRGTISECRHPDVIVVGMSPGRRHVTKPVCDITSGLRREGIEFSVSTLVLNAGSGVPDDAPKIAGSVLGAYFGLSDKERAQIEQHKVAILHHGNVRSHVVEKVRKILSVCDIDAIVVSQAPIDYEDLAKVGVKTAFVLPAEENIRTKGRVVAIISGVTRGQTPPRDKLAEVISAVMKVMKQ; translated from the coding sequence ATGCCGCTTGGTCGAGTAACCCAGGTTGTAGACTGCCGTGAAAGCATGGGCATGGGAAAAGGCGGCGGCCTCGCCCAGCGTGGCACAATATCAGAGTGTCGCCATCCCGATGTCATAGTTGTAGGCATGTCTCCAGGGAGACGACATGTGACAAAACCTGTATGCGATATCACTTCAGGGCTTCGGAGAGAAGGAATAGAGTTCTCCGTAAGTACTCTTGTTCTGAACGCTGGAAGCGGTGTTCCAGACGATGCGCCAAAGATAGCCGGTTCCGTTCTCGGAGCCTACTTTGGCTTAAGCGACAAGGAAAGAGCACAGATCGAGCAGCATAAAGTGGCTATTCTTCATCACGGGAACGTACGTTCCCATGTTGTTGAAAAAGTCCGCAAGATACTTTCTGTCTGCGACATTGATGCAATAGTGGTATCGCAGGCCCCAATAGACTATGAAGACCTTGCAAAGGTTGGCGTAAAGACCGCCTTTGTTCTTCCTGCAGAAGAGAATATACGCACGAAGGGAAGAGTCGTCGCCATAATAAGCGGGGTTACCCGCGGGCAGACACCCCCGAGAGACAAACTGGCAGAAGTTATTTCGGCTGTAATGAAGGTTATGAAACAATAA
- the mcrD gene encoding methyl-coenzyme M reductase operon protein D, translating to MTQSQYPQCRAVPLRMLSPETAEKYLNEVVKVPGIRRMMINGPSLPAVVPYGPARGKPNPNSNRKAISVGTSEVDLRVQVGMVIFEVEDKTVIEEIRGVSTDFFKDHNILCQVQEGKFMKTSPTLVDYCKYGPEADESVIGLVDPRKKDGPVIIQGRK from the coding sequence ATGACACAAAGCCAGTACCCCCAGTGCAGGGCAGTCCCGCTACGCATGCTGTCTCCGGAGACTGCTGAAAAATATCTCAACGAGGTAGTAAAGGTGCCGGGAATACGCAGGATGATGATCAACGGACCATCACTACCTGCTGTGGTGCCTTACGGCCCGGCAAGAGGGAAACCTAACCCCAATTCCAACAGGAAGGCTATATCTGTAGGCACTTCCGAAGTTGATTTGCGGGTTCAGGTCGGAATGGTAATATTCGAAGTTGAAGACAAGACCGTCATTGAAGAAATTCGTGGAGTAAGCACGGATTTTTTTAAAGACCATAACATACTGTGCCAGGTTCAGGAAGGAAAGTTCATGAAGACTTCCCCGACACTTGTAGATTACTGCAAGTACGGGCCTGAAGCCGACGAATCAGTAATCGGCCTTGTCGATCCGAGAAAAAAAGATGGTCCGGTAATAATACAGGGTAGAAAATAA
- the mcrB gene encoding coenzyme-B sulfoethylthiotransferase subunit beta produces the protein MAKYSDTIDLYSDDGKVLKSNVSLEKVSPLVNPATLKLIDLTKRSVAVNLGGIEANLKSGKLGKNGVIMGRELDLPIMQNKDAIIAKIKEMVDVMGGETVVNEYKGGQLLLVEVPEARIKAASTYDAAITAVAAATTYAIVDQFDIDMFNASTVKATTFGGYPHTMDMEGALVTSILSNPQNNEGLGYALRNIGVNHYVMMTGRNAMQGAALAATLETAGEFEMGGAIGPFERHLLLQYAYQGLNANNLVYDLVKANGQTGTVGTVLQSLVERAIEDKVIVPGKKGGYFQFYDTKDPMMWNAYAAAGTMAATMVNCGAGRFAQAVSSTLLYFNDLLEHETGLPSTDFGRVMGTAVGFSFFSHSIYGGGGPGIFNGNHVVTRHANGCAIPCVVAACALDAGTQMFTPEGTSAVMGQTYGQIPEFNKPIQHIAKSV, from the coding sequence ATGGCAAAATATTCCGACACAATCGATCTTTATTCAGACGACGGAAAAGTTCTGAAAAGCAACGTTTCTCTCGAGAAGGTAAGCCCGCTTGTCAACCCGGCAACACTTAAGCTTATCGACCTTACAAAGAGAAGCGTCGCAGTAAACCTTGGCGGTATTGAAGCAAATCTCAAATCCGGCAAACTTGGTAAAAACGGTGTAATCATGGGCCGTGAGCTTGACCTTCCGATAATGCAGAACAAGGATGCAATTATCGCAAAGATCAAGGAAATGGTCGACGTAATGGGCGGCGAAACTGTCGTCAACGAGTACAAGGGCGGACAGCTTCTTCTGGTTGAAGTGCCTGAAGCACGTATCAAGGCAGCTTCCACATATGATGCGGCAATTACAGCAGTTGCGGCTGCGACAACATACGCAATCGTTGACCAGTTCGACATTGACATGTTCAATGCATCAACTGTCAAAGCGACAACCTTCGGCGGCTACCCGCACACGATGGACATGGAAGGCGCACTTGTAACATCCATTCTCTCGAACCCACAGAACAACGAGGGTCTCGGATACGCTCTGCGTAACATCGGTGTAAACCACTATGTCATGATGACAGGAAGGAATGCAATGCAGGGTGCAGCCCTTGCAGCAACACTTGAGACAGCCGGTGAGTTTGAGATGGGCGGTGCAATCGGCCCGTTCGAGCGCCACCTGCTTCTCCAGTACGCATACCAGGGTCTCAACGCAAACAACCTTGTATATGATCTTGTAAAGGCAAACGGCCAGACAGGAACAGTAGGTACAGTACTCCAGTCCCTTGTTGAGAGGGCAATTGAGGACAAGGTAATAGTCCCCGGAAAGAAGGGCGGCTACTTCCAGTTCTACGACACAAAGGACCCGATGATGTGGAACGCATATGCGGCAGCAGGAACAATGGCTGCAACCATGGTCAACTGTGGTGCAGGACGTTTCGCACAGGCTGTATCATCAACACTTCTTTACTTCAACGATCTTCTTGAGCACGAGACAGGTCTTCCGTCAACAGACTTCGGTCGTGTGATGGGAACAGCTGTCGGTTTCTCATTCTTCAGCCACTCAATCTACGGTGGCGGCGGTCCAGGTATCTTCAACGGTAACCACGTAGTAACACGCCACGCAAACGGCTGTGCTATTCCGTGTGTAGTTGCAGCATGTGCACTGGATGCAGGAACACAGATGTTTACTCCGGAAGGCACATCAGCAGTAATGGGCCAGACCTACGGTCAGATCCCTGAGTTCAACAAGCCAATTCAGCATATTGCAAAGAGCGTCTGA
- a CDS encoding formylmethanofuran dehydrogenase subunit C produces MRTVTLTVKKREKPDISVEAEGIVPANFVDESYADLTVWEGNKEWKLTDFFDISCTGKAEKPSDVGIVLSGDTTRTVKRIGEYMEDGKITVRGDIGMHCGNFMKGGTIEIFGNADGWLGREMEGGKIICHGDASHYCGAGYRGVTEGMKGGLIEVFGNAGDYCCECLFGGKVIVHGSCGDMAGVDMKGGELFISKDCHRPCGNMKGGTVTVCGTAYAMPPAFSKEGEETLDSKIFTVFKGDIANRGNGTLKVASFEYY; encoded by the coding sequence ATGAGAACCGTTACACTTACTGTAAAAAAAAGAGAGAAACCTGACATTTCTGTAGAGGCAGAGGGGATTGTTCCTGCAAATTTTGTCGATGAAAGTTATGCAGACCTTACGGTGTGGGAGGGAAACAAAGAATGGAAACTTACGGATTTCTTTGACATCTCCTGCACAGGAAAAGCTGAAAAACCATCGGATGTCGGGATTGTTCTATCAGGGGATACTACCCGTACCGTCAAAAGAATCGGCGAATACATGGAGGATGGGAAAATAACCGTTAGAGGCGACATCGGGATGCACTGCGGGAATTTCATGAAGGGTGGTACAATAGAGATATTCGGCAATGCCGACGGCTGGCTCGGCCGTGAGATGGAGGGTGGAAAAATAATCTGTCACGGTGACGCTTCCCATTACTGCGGTGCAGGTTACAGGGGGGTTACAGAAGGCATGAAAGGCGGTCTTATAGAGGTCTTCGGTAACGCCGGCGACTACTGCTGCGAGTGTCTTTTTGGAGGGAAGGTAATTGTCCACGGGTCATGCGGGGATATGGCAGGTGTAGATATGAAAGGAGGTGAGCTCTTCATATCAAAGGACTGCCACAGGCCGTGCGGAAATATGAAAGGGGGAACTGTTACTGTTTGCGGGACAGCCTACGCGATGCCGCCTGCGTTTTCAAAGGAAGGCGAGGAAACTTTGGATTCAAAAATATTTACAGTTTTTAAAGGTGATATTGCAAACCGCGGCAACGGAACCCTTAAAGTGGCATCCTTTGAATATTACTGA
- a CDS encoding glycosyltransferase — MIDLISIIIPALNEENRITACLKSLSDQSLPRDEYEIIIVDGFSSDKTCKKAEYFADKVIFQKRKGIGGARRDGVEAASGDILVFTDADTLYSHRWLERIKKNLMYGGYDVCTGPVRFYDGNICSLIIQVWRKYYHLLHLFGFYWLIGSNVAVKKDIYIEAGGHRSISVLEDYDLSLRLFSAGASYVYDRQAEVYTSARRIKGIFAYMLTYIAGFYNYHITKDDGRLLRYSCAGLVKPSCFPKKRTLNSILQKISMNRKKWV, encoded by the coding sequence GTGATAGATCTGATTTCAATAATTATACCTGCTTTAAACGAAGAAAACAGGATTACTGCCTGTCTTAAATCACTTTCTGACCAGAGTCTGCCCAGAGATGAATATGAAATTATTATTGTAGACGGTTTTTCCTCAGATAAAACGTGTAAAAAAGCTGAATATTTTGCGGATAAGGTGATTTTCCAGAAAAGGAAGGGTATCGGAGGTGCACGGCGTGACGGGGTTGAGGCTGCATCCGGAGATATACTGGTTTTTACCGATGCAGATACACTATATTCGCACAGATGGCTGGAAAGAATTAAAAAAAATCTGATGTACGGGGGATATGATGTGTGTACAGGTCCGGTAAGGTTCTATGACGGGAATATTTGCTCATTAATTATACAGGTCTGGAGAAAATATTATCATTTATTGCATTTATTTGGATTTTACTGGTTAATCGGGTCCAATGTCGCGGTAAAAAAAGATATTTACATAGAAGCAGGAGGTCACAGGAGCATATCTGTTTTAGAGGATTATGATCTTTCCCTGCGTCTGTTTTCAGCCGGTGCTTCCTATGTATATGACAGGCAGGCGGAAGTATACACATCGGCACGGAGGATAAAAGGAATTTTTGCATATATGCTGACTTACATAGCAGGATTCTACAATTATCACATCACTAAAGATGATGGCAGGTTACTTAGATATTCATGTGCGGGCCTGGTTAAACCATCCTGTTTCCCTAAAAAAAGGACTTTAAATTCAATTCTGCAAAAAATTAGTATGAACAGGAAAAAATGGGTCTGA
- a CDS encoding TetR/AcrR family transcriptional regulator, with translation MSKRLSEKKYEDLMRAAVELFSRQGFHATPAQQISDLAGVSVGTLFKYFGTKENLIDTLYFSIHQTLSEVVEEAVSSADSVEEKIKNAKRQVLIWMFKNPEKTLFFENFSSSSSITKKAKEEALDKFSVLDDLYQKAVSRGIIVKTDKEVFLANFWYPNFMLINLYTIGRLRSNIEEIIEQSTSSMWSGIGRNL, from the coding sequence TTGAGCAAAAGATTGTCTGAAAAAAAATATGAAGACCTGATGAGAGCTGCGGTTGAACTTTTTTCCAGACAGGGTTTTCATGCTACTCCTGCGCAGCAGATTTCAGACCTTGCAGGTGTATCAGTAGGAACGTTGTTCAAATATTTCGGGACCAAGGAGAATCTGATTGACACTTTATACTTCTCTATTCACCAGACATTGTCAGAAGTTGTAGAAGAGGCAGTTAGTTCAGCAGATTCCGTTGAAGAGAAGATAAAAAACGCCAAACGGCAGGTATTAATCTGGATGTTTAAAAACCCGGAAAAAACTCTTTTCTTTGAAAATTTCTCTTCTTCATCAAGTATTACTAAAAAAGCAAAAGAAGAGGCACTGGACAAGTTTTCAGTCCTTGATGACCTGTATCAAAAAGCAGTTTCCCGTGGAATTATAGTTAAAACCGATAAAGAGGTTTTTCTGGCAAATTTCTGGTACCCGAATTTTATGCTTATAAACCTGTACACAATAGGCAGGCTTAGGAGTAATATTGAAGAGATTATAGAACAGTCAACCTCATCGATGTGGTCCGGAATCGGGCGAAATTTATGA
- a CDS encoding molybdopterin biosynthesis protein, which produces MVKRYLSQVSLDDAVSKVLSSFDEPKSRETVSLKNSCGRVLREPVYAGYPVPCVNTSAMDGIAVKSAETVGASEQNPVALGKTLRVNTGNFVPPEFDSVVMIEDTWEKNGVYSVRKAARPWQNVRPAGEDIKKGELIAPAGHRMRAFDTGAFGTYGIKELCVRKLSAGLVPTGSELVEIGNVPGPGQVVESNIPMASVWFSERKVDARCYPITPDDPEMIKKAVEKAAVENDIVIVSAGSSAGTKDFTAGAISELGELIFHGIAIMPGKPMILGKVMGKPVIGLPGYPISAQVVLREIVGPLLDKWGFTGPLSGKIDVELSSDITSNVGYDEFVLLSVAEKDGRYLAAQQSRGAGVQMASVRSNAFLRVPSRLEGYPAGETVSVTLTQGKSYADGSLLVTGMADPALGVLSGILRKSGVVLHIGSSGNMGGVIALKKDVCHCAPMHIPSPDGEYNIEQVKRYLPETKVSLLCIAGISYGIASRNNLSLKDVAKHSFVNQPPGSEPRILFDRAISEEKISSELVEGYDKVLNSETAVAMSVLNGDCDAAFVSYQSAKVYGLDFSPVSYARYEFAVRDSGLSDERIKKLVEAVSSDEFKSALKNSGGYDVSVSGKMRSV; this is translated from the coding sequence GTGGTGAAAAGATACCTCTCGCAGGTAAGTCTCGATGATGCAGTGTCAAAGGTTCTCTCGTCCTTTGACGAGCCAAAGTCCCGCGAAACGGTTTCACTTAAGAATTCCTGCGGCCGTGTTCTCCGTGAACCTGTTTATGCCGGTTATCCTGTCCCGTGTGTAAATACTTCAGCAATGGACGGGATTGCGGTCAAAAGCGCTGAGACCGTAGGTGCATCGGAGCAGAACCCTGTAGCACTCGGAAAAACTCTGCGTGTCAATACCGGTAATTTCGTTCCGCCCGAATTCGACTCTGTCGTGATGATAGAGGATACCTGGGAGAAGAACGGCGTTTACTCGGTCAGGAAAGCCGCAAGGCCCTGGCAGAATGTACGTCCGGCAGGAGAGGACATAAAGAAAGGCGAACTTATTGCACCTGCGGGCCACAGGATGAGAGCTTTTGATACCGGAGCGTTCGGGACCTACGGCATAAAGGAGCTTTGTGTAAGAAAACTTTCGGCCGGCCTTGTCCCGACCGGAAGCGAGCTTGTAGAGATTGGAAATGTCCCAGGGCCCGGCCAGGTCGTTGAGAGTAACATTCCTATGGCTTCTGTATGGTTTTCCGAAAGAAAGGTTGACGCACGTTGCTACCCGATAACACCTGACGACCCTGAAATGATAAAAAAAGCTGTTGAAAAAGCCGCAGTGGAAAACGATATTGTAATTGTCTCTGCCGGGTCCTCCGCGGGGACCAAGGACTTTACGGCGGGTGCGATATCGGAACTTGGTGAGCTTATTTTTCACGGCATCGCGATAATGCCCGGAAAACCCATGATCCTCGGCAAAGTTATGGGAAAACCTGTAATCGGCCTTCCGGGTTATCCGATATCTGCGCAGGTCGTATTAAGGGAGATTGTGGGGCCTCTTCTTGACAAATGGGGTTTTACAGGTCCCCTGTCCGGGAAGATTGACGTTGAGCTTTCTTCTGATATTACATCAAATGTAGGCTATGATGAGTTTGTGCTTCTCTCGGTTGCGGAAAAGGACGGCAGGTACCTTGCAGCCCAGCAGTCAAGAGGTGCGGGCGTCCAGATGGCTTCAGTCAGGTCCAATGCATTTCTCCGTGTGCCGTCGCGGCTTGAAGGGTACCCGGCCGGTGAAACGGTGAGCGTTACTCTTACCCAGGGAAAAAGCTATGCTGACGGGTCACTTCTTGTTACAGGAATGGCAGACCCTGCACTTGGCGTTCTTTCGGGGATTTTAAGAAAGTCGGGTGTTGTGCTCCACATTGGAAGTTCGGGGAACATGGGGGGTGTCATTGCGCTTAAAAAGGACGTCTGCCACTGTGCACCAATGCATATTCCTTCACCGGACGGTGAGTACAATATAGAGCAGGTGAAACGCTACCTTCCGGAAACGAAGGTGAGCCTCTTGTGCATAGCCGGGATAAGCTACGGGATAGCATCCAGAAACAACCTGTCATTAAAGGATGTCGCAAAACATTCGTTTGTAAACCAGCCCCCCGGTTCAGAGCCCCGGATACTTTTTGACAGGGCAATATCGGAAGAAAAGATATCATCCGAATTGGTTGAAGGCTATGACAAAGTCCTCAACAGCGAGACTGCCGTTGCAATGTCAGTCCTGAACGGCGACTGCGATGCAGCTTTTGTATCTTACCAGTCCGCAAAGGTCTATGGCCTTGATTTTTCTCCGGTGTCCTATGCAAGGTATGAGTTTGCAGTACGCGACTCCGGGCTTTCTGATGAAAGAATAAAAAAGCTTGTTGAAGCCGTTTCATCGGATGAGTTTAAAAGTGCACTTAAAAATTCCGGCGGCTATGATGTATCGGTATCAGGAAAAATGAGGTCTGTATAA
- the glp gene encoding gephyrin-like molybdotransferase Glp: MSKDFLNLISVEEAVKIAKSIVPVIGSEPVALEDAVGRVLSEDVHSDINIPGFDRSWKDGYAVSAAETVNATVSMPSMLKLTGRIPMGAGERMTMGAGECLNIPTGGQMPKGADAVVMVEYTDEVEGDVLIKRPVAPGENVVLEGEDFSEGELVFAEGRVLSASDIGGLAAVGASRVSVRKKPVVGIISTGIEIIPVDEKPKAGEVRDVNTYLCSAFAKKHGCIPKHLGIVRDDEKAMRDILRNAPAECDLILVSGGSSKDIKDVTARAVYSEGEVLAHGVMLAPGKPTIIGKIKDTPLIGIPGHPAATYMVLSVIVRHLLREMTGILKENESVVKVKLAESLPSEKGREEYVRVRITDENLAEPLFGKSGILNTLVKSDGVIRVPGGREGYEAGDEVEVFLW, from the coding sequence ATGTCTAAAGATTTTTTGAATCTGATAAGCGTAGAGGAGGCGGTGAAGATTGCAAAAAGCATTGTCCCCGTTATCGGGTCGGAGCCGGTTGCTCTTGAGGATGCCGTGGGAAGAGTCCTTTCTGAAGATGTGCATTCGGATATAAACATACCCGGTTTTGACAGGTCATGGAAGGACGGCTATGCCGTATCTGCCGCCGAAACGGTGAACGCGACTGTCAGTATGCCTTCAATGCTTAAGCTTACGGGACGTATCCCGATGGGAGCAGGGGAGAGGATGACAATGGGTGCGGGCGAATGCCTGAATATTCCAACCGGCGGCCAGATGCCAAAAGGTGCTGATGCCGTCGTAATGGTCGAGTACACGGACGAGGTAGAAGGTGACGTCCTCATAAAAAGGCCGGTTGCACCGGGGGAAAACGTTGTTTTGGAAGGTGAAGACTTCTCAGAAGGTGAGCTTGTCTTTGCAGAGGGCCGCGTGCTTTCCGCTTCCGATATAGGAGGCCTTGCAGCAGTCGGTGCATCCAGGGTATCTGTCCGAAAAAAACCTGTAGTTGGAATAATATCGACAGGAATAGAAATTATTCCGGTTGATGAAAAACCCAAAGCCGGTGAGGTAAGGGACGTAAATACATATCTTTGCTCTGCATTTGCAAAAAAGCACGGCTGTATCCCAAAACACCTCGGAATTGTCAGGGATGATGAAAAGGCCATGAGGGACATTTTAAGAAATGCTCCTGCTGAATGTGACTTAATCCTGGTATCCGGAGGAAGTTCAAAGGACATAAAGGACGTTACGGCAAGAGCGGTTTATTCCGAAGGAGAAGTCCTTGCTCACGGCGTCATGCTTGCGCCGGGAAAACCGACGATAATCGGAAAAATTAAGGATACACCTTTAATAGGAATCCCCGGTCATCCTGCGGCGACATATATGGTCCTTTCTGTAATTGTGAGGCATCTTTTAAGAGAAATGACGGGAATTTTGAAGGAGAACGAATCCGTTGTAAAGGTTAAGCTTGCGGAAAGCCTCCCCTCGGAGAAGGGAAGGGAGGAGTATGTCCGTGTCAGGATAACGGATGAAAACCTTGCCGAGCCTTTGTTCGGAAAATCCGGTATACTGAACACTCTGGTTAAAAGCGACGGCGTCATCCGGGTTCCGGGAGGAAGGGAAGGATATGAGGCAGGCGATGAAGTGGAGGTATTTTTGTGGTGA
- a CDS encoding PH domain-containing protein produces the protein MLIYLNQKESFMEMIELLKDFKPAKQFRLYNGILTCFYIFVIWLCFAWIVFIDEFMFLNVFIAGLLVILLVIGIVWNILYYDSIVYHLNKTEMTWRRGVWFKQTGIVPYTRITNVDIVQGPLMRMFEISNLRIQTAGYSAQKVAEISIKGMEEPEPLREMIMDFVRDDVSLSAATGGGDASAKKRLQGSDQEITEELKKIRQILEKIAEK, from the coding sequence ATGCTTATATACTTAAATCAGAAAGAGTCTTTCATGGAGATGATTGAGCTTTTAAAGGATTTTAAGCCTGCAAAACAGTTCAGGTTGTATAACGGGATATTGACATGCTTTTATATTTTTGTCATATGGCTTTGTTTTGCATGGATTGTATTCATAGACGAGTTTATGTTCCTGAATGTGTTTATTGCGGGTCTGCTTGTCATATTGCTTGTTATAGGGATAGTCTGGAATATTCTTTATTATGATTCCATAGTCTATCACCTGAATAAAACCGAAATGACATGGAGGAGGGGTGTCTGGTTTAAACAGACAGGTATTGTCCCGTACACCAGAATAACCAACGTGGATATCGTGCAGGGCCCTCTTATGAGAATGTTTGAAATTTCGAACCTGAGAATCCAGACTGCCGGATATTCTGCGCAGAAGGTTGCGGAAATAAGCATCAAAGGGATGGAAGAGCCTGAACCGCTGCGTGAGATGATAATGGACTTTGTCAGGGATGACGTCTCTTTATCTGCGGCAACAGGCGGAGGGGATGCGTCTGCAAAGAAAAGACTTCAGGGATCAGATCAGGAAATCACGGAAGAACTCAAAAAAATCAGGCAGATTCTTGAAAAAATCGCAGAAAAATAA
- a CDS encoding ABC transporter substrate-binding protein, whose product MTRKNMICSVLCVFFVLFLLITSAACTSSENTGYNDSKTVSYTDEFGRTLEVPADPQRVISTCPTTTTLVYMLAPDRLLGWNNKPDTTNMPEKYAKLPVIGGWFGLWSGNYETMLAANPDLVIYETTYDTTDKSDTTSLEEKQANFGSVPVVGIYDSGNLSVLDDTITKVGNLLGTGEKAEELIKFHDEMEELVKSRIQNISGENRTKVYYAETPSGLSTDTAGTDHARLISLCNGINVANITQQGGQMGQTEVSMEQVLSWNPDVIICNQKNCYDEILNDSVWGQLDAVKNGRVYYNPRGPFCWFDRPPGASTILGIPWTAKVLYPDLFSDVDLESLTRGFYSEFLHYDLSDDELRTLMLGVPYSSGEGGKQ is encoded by the coding sequence ATGACCAGAAAAAACATGATTTGTTCCGTATTGTGCGTTTTTTTCGTTTTATTTCTGCTGATTACCTCGGCAGCCTGCACATCATCGGAAAACACAGGTTACAACGATTCAAAGACAGTATCCTACACTGACGAATTCGGAAGGACACTTGAAGTCCCGGCAGACCCCCAGAGAGTAATCTCAACCTGCCCGACGACAACGACACTTGTGTATATGCTTGCCCCTGACAGGCTCCTGGGGTGGAACAATAAACCGGATACTACCAATATGCCGGAAAAATATGCAAAACTCCCGGTTATCGGTGGATGGTTCGGGCTTTGGAGCGGAAACTACGAGACCATGCTTGCGGCAAACCCGGACCTTGTAATCTACGAGACAACGTATGACACGACCGACAAGTCCGATACAACCAGTCTTGAAGAAAAGCAGGCAAACTTCGGCAGCGTGCCTGTCGTAGGAATCTACGATTCCGGAAACCTGTCAGTACTTGACGACACGATAACAAAAGTCGGCAACCTTTTGGGAACCGGAGAAAAGGCTGAGGAACTTATAAAATTCCACGATGAAATGGAAGAACTCGTAAAATCACGCATTCAGAACATCTCAGGAGAGAACCGCACAAAAGTATACTACGCTGAGACCCCGTCAGGTCTTTCAACAGATACTGCCGGAACCGACCACGCCAGGCTGATTTCATTGTGCAACGGAATAAACGTGGCCAACATAACCCAGCAGGGCGGACAGATGGGCCAGACAGAAGTTTCAATGGAGCAGGTCTTAAGCTGGAACCCTGACGTCATAATATGCAACCAGAAAAACTGCTATGACGAAATATTAAACGATTCGGTCTGGGGCCAGCTTGACGCAGTCAAAAACGGACGTGTATACTACAACCCGAGAGGACCTTTCTGCTGGTTTGACAGACCGCCTGGCGCAAGCACTATCCTGGGAATCCCCTGGACTGCGAAAGTTTTGTACCCTGACCTTTTCAGTGATGTGGACCTTGAATCACTGACACGCGGGTTCTACTCGGAGTTTCTACATTACGACCTCTCCGACGACGAACTCCGGACTCTCATGCTGGGCGTCCCCTACAGTTCAGGTGAAGGCGGAAAACAATGA